Part of the Candidatus Baltobacteraceae bacterium genome is shown below.
GATGGGCGCGGCGACGGGAAGTTTTCGCCGCTTCGAGCGCTTTGCGATGTTGCTCTGCTTTGGAAGCCTGCTACTGATTCCGGTATTCGTGATGGTGCATGCGCCGATCGGGCAGTCAACACGTGACTTTCTAATACCGAGCATGCCGAGAGACTCGGACCTAGGAGTCGTCATGCTGCTCATTATCGGCATCGTCGGGACCACGGTAGCGCCGTGGCAGCTATTCTTCCAGCAGAGCTATGTCATCGACAAGCGCATCACCACGCGCTGGCTCAACTACGAACGTTGGGACCTGGCTCTCGGCATTGTTTTCGTCGTGCTCGGCGCGTTCGCGATGTTCTCGTTTACTGCGGCCACGTTTGCGGGCCACAAGGAATTCGGCAATTTCCAGGACGCCGGCGCGGTTGCCGCGGGAATCGCGCACTACGTCGGGCGCCTCCCAGGCGATCTCTTCGCACTCGCCCTCCTGGACGCGGCGATTATTGGGGCCGCAGCGGTTTCGCTATCGACAGCCTATGCCATTGGCGACGTGATGTCGCTAAACCATTCGTTGCATCGCAAAGTCGGCGACGCGCCGGTCTTCTATCTCGTCTATGCGGGACTGATTGTTGTTGCGGCAACGATCGTGCTCATTCCCGGGAGCCCGCTCGGACTCTTGACGAACGCCGTACAGGTACTCGCGGGTGTGCTATTGCCGAGCGCGACCGTCTTCTTGCTACTGCTCTCCAATGACAAGGCGGTGCTGGGTCCTTGGGCAAACACGCGCCGTACGAACATCTTCACCGGCGTCGTTATCGCTGCATTGGTGATGCTCTCGGTAGTCCTCACCGCTGCAACGGTCTTCCCATCGATCGGCACCATTCAGATTCTTTGGATTCTCGGCGTGGGAGCGATTCTAGCCGTTATTGCCGGCTTTTGGATGGCGTTCGTGCCAGGTGACATCGACTACACGTCATTCGACCGTTCGCAGCGCCATCAGTGGCAGATGCCTTCGCTTAGCTCTCTCCCAAAGGTTCGCTTAAGTCTTGCTAACCGCTTTTGGCTTATCCTACTAAGGGCATATCTGATTCTCGCCGTCGGGCTCGTGGTGTTCCGCGTTGCTCTCCTCGCGCTGCACAAAGGATAGCGGGCCAATGTTCTTCGCCGTTCTTTTGACGACCATCGGCGCAGCTATACCGGCGGTACCCATTCCAACGCCAAAAACGACCCCAACGCCGGCACCCGCTCGTTGGAGCGTACACTGGCAGGCAACCAACACACAGCAGTACCATGGGGCCTTCCCCGCCGCGTACTCCGGCGCCAACAGCCTTTCGAATATGCCCGATACGCAGAAAACCTTTTCGTCGACGATCTATTTGGGTTACCGTCTCTGGAAAGGCGCTGAGGCATTTTATAACGAGGACATCGACCAGGGCTTCGGCTTCGGCAGTACGCTCGGTCTTGCGGGCTTCTCGAGTGGCGAGGCATACAAGGTCGGTGCCTCACGTCCGTACGAGCGTGCGCACCAGTACTTCATCACTCAGACTTTCAATGAGGGCGGTGGCACACAGTCGGTCGATTCGGGACAAAATGTCATTGCCGGATCTCAAGACGTACGGAACATCACCCTTACTGGGGGGAAGTTCTCCGTCGTAAATATCTTTGACAACAATGTCTATGCCCACGACCCACGCAATGATTTTTTGAATTGGTCGGTCGTCGATATGGGAGCATTCGATTACGCCGCCGACGCCTGGGGTTACACCTACGGGCTAGCGGCTTCGATCAACCGCGCGCAATCGGCCTTCACCGTTGGTCTCTTTCAACTGTCCAAGACGCCGAACACGACGGTCATCGAGAGGGTCCCATTTCTTCAGTATTCGCCAGTGTTGGAGTATGATCGCAATATGTCGCTCTTCGGCGGACATCCGGGAAAATTTCGCTTCTTGACCTACGGCGACTACGGATACATGGCGCCACTAGCGGATACGATCTCATATGCCGCGGCTTCTGGCACGACGCCAAACCCGCTGTTGTTCCGTCAAAATCGCCACTGGAAGATCGGCGAAGGGGTCAATATCGAGCAAGAGCTCGCGCCCCACGTAGGCGCCTTCCTACGCTTGAGCGCAGACAACGGCTCGTATGAAGCGTTCGATTTCACCGAGATCGACCGTTCGGCGGAACTTGGCCTTTCGGTCGACGGGACACCGTGGCATCGACCGAATGATACCGTGGGAATTGCCGCCGTCCAGAATTCGATATCCGCCGTTCGGCAACAGTATTTAGCAGACGGTGGTCTTGGAATCCTGATCGGCGACGGTGGACTATCATATGGACCCGAAAGCGTTCTCGAAACCTACTATAGATTCATGATCTTCAAGGGGTTCTCGCTCAAGGGCGATTACCAACGCGTCGTTAACCCGGCGTACAACACGGTGCGCGGCCCCGTATCAATTTACACGCTCCAATTTCACTATCAGATCTAGGTGGGATGCTATGTTTGACAAGCGCGAACGGATGCAGCTCATCGCTCTGCTCGTCTATGGAGCGATCCTCATCGTCGGAGGTATCGTCGTGGTGCTTCGCTTCATAAGGGGAAGATTTTGACTAACGGCATGCCAGCCACCGAGCTCTTCGCCCTGCATGTCTTTGTCGCACTGCTGCTGGGCGTCGTGATCGGCCTCGAACGGCAATGGCGCCAACGCATGGCCGGCCTTCGTACAAATGCGTTGGTCGCTTTGGGCGCTGCGCTTTTTTCATCCATATCGATCCTGATGAACGCCGGAACAAACCCTACGCAGGTAGCGGCGTACGTCGTCTCCGGGACGGGTTTTCTCGCCGGTGCTGTGATTTTCAAGGAAGGCTTCAGCGTACGAGGCCTAAATACGGCCGCGACACTGTGGGCAACAGCTGCCGTGGGAACGCTTTGCGGTTCCGGGTTTCTTTCGGAGGCAACGATTGGCGCTGTTGCCGTGCTCGCGGCGAACGTTCTCCTTCGCCCGATTGTGCAACGGATTAACCGTCAGCCCTTCGGTCAGACCGAACTGTCGCAAGCCTATGAAATCACGGTGAGCTGCTCGGGCGCACATGAGGAAACCGTGCGCGCCGACGTGCTTGCCCAAATTCGGGTGACAACATTGCTCTTGCGCTCGTTAGAAAGCCGCAATCTTCAAGATGATCACGTTGTCGTTAAGGCGGTCGTCATTGCTAGCGACCGCGCCGACACGAAGCTCGAGCGCATTGTCGGACGCCTCAGCCTTGATCCGAAGATCGTCGCCGCGAGCTGGCGTATGGCGGCCGTTTCCGACGACGAAACCCTGGAGTCGGCGCCCGAGGGGTGACTCTTTTGAGAAACCTCATATACAGGAAAAATGCGGCTGCTACCACCAGTGCGTGTTTTGCTACGCTCGCCGCACCCACTCATATCTGGAGGAAGACGGCGTCGCACGCTGGGGCAGCCGCCTCTACGTCAAGGTCAACGCGCCGGCCGTCGTGCGCACCGAGCTGGCGAAACGCGGCTGGAAGCGCGAGCCGGTGGCGATCGGAACGGTGACCGACCCGTATCAGCCGCTGGAGGGTCGTTACGGGATCACGCGCGGCATTCTCGAGGCGATGCGCGACTATCGCTCGCCGGCCAATCTGATCACCCGATCACCGCTGATCGTGCGTGACGTCGACGTGCTCGCCGATCTCGCCCGGGTCGCGAGCACGCACGTTTCGATCAGCATTGCCACGCTCGATGAACGGATCGCGCGCGAGATCGAACCAACCGTGGCGCCGCCGCGCCAGCGCCTGCGCGCGGTGCGCATGCTGGCCGAAGCGGGCATTCACGTCAACGTTGCGCTCGCGCCGGTGCTGCCGCAAATCACCGATACGCCCGAGTCGATCGACGCCGTCGTCAAAGCCGCGCGCGACGCCGGCGCCGCCAAGGTCTGGCATAACACCCTCTACTTGCATGACGTGACACGTGACGCATTTTTTGGTTACCTGCGCGAGCACCGGCCGGAGCTGATCGCGCAGTACGCGCAGCTCTATCGCGGGACCTACGCGCCGCGCGCCGTCGCGGATCGAGTCGAAGAGGAAGTCCACGGTGCACTCGAGCGCAACCCGGCGCGAGCACTGCCGCGCATCCGCAGCGAAGCTACCGTCCAGCTCTCGCTCCTGTCACCCTGAGCGTGTCGATTTTCCCTTCCCCCGTTCGACGTGTAGGTAGATCAACGCCCAACGATAAGGAGACCCTATGCGATTCCTAGTCATGGTCAAAGCGACCGAAGCGAGCGAGGCCGGCGTGCTGCCCACGGCCGATGAGCTTGCGAAGATGGGGGCATTCAACGAAACCCTCGCGCGCGACGGCGTGCTGCTCGCGGCCGAGGGGCTGCAGCCCAGCGTAAAGGGCGCGCGCATCAGCTACGCCGGAGGCAAGCCGGCCGTGACCGACGGTCCCTTCACCGAAACGAAAGAACTGGTCGCCGGTTTTTGGATCCTCCAGGCGCGCTCGAAGGAAGAGCTCATCGAGCGCCTCTCGCGGTGTCCGTTTCAACGCGGCGAACAGGTCGAAATTCGCCAACTGTTCGAGCCCGAAGACCTTGCGGGGATTGCATGATGCGCGTCATCTCGATTTTCACGCACGAACCGTGGACGCAGCCGCCCGATCCCAAGATGATGGCGAACATGCAAGGCCTGATTCAAGAGATGATGGCGGCTGGGATACTAGTCGATACCGGCGGCGTTGCGCCGACCGGCGTGAGCTTGCGCGTCCGCAGCGGCGGCACCGGTCCGGTCTCCGTCACCGACGGCCCCTTCACCGAGAGCAAAGAGATCGTCGGCGGCTACGCCCTGCTCAACGTGCGCGACCGCGATCACCTCATTGAAGTCACGCACCGCTTTCTCGACTGCGCCGGCGGCGGAACGTGCACGATTCACGAACTCGCGGACATGCCATAATCGAAGCAGTCTGGGGGATCGAGTCCCCCAGACTGATCGCCGCGCTGACGCGCGTCGTTCGCGATGTCGGCCTGGCCGAGGAACTCGCGCAGGATGCGTTTGTGGCCGCGCTCGTGCAATGGCCGCAGGAAGGCGTTCCGCGCAATCCGGGTGCGTGGCTGATGTCGGTCGCAAAACGGCGCGCGATCGATCGCTTCCGCCGTGAGAAAACGATGGAGCGCAAGCACGAGCAGATCGGCCGCGAGGCCGCTGCGTCCTTGGAATATGAACCGGACTTCGCGGCGCTCGAGGAAGAGGTCCCCGACGATCTCTTGCGCTTGATGTTCATCGCCTGCCACCCCGTGCTCTCGAAAGAAGCGCGCGTCGCGTTGACCCTGCGTCTACTCGGCGGCCTTACCACGCCCGAGATCGCACGCGCATTTCTGACCTCCGAAGCGACGATCGCGCAGCGCATCGTGCGCGCCAAACGCACGCTCTCCGAAGCGCACGTGCCGTTCGAGGTTCCCGACGCGGCCGAACGCGCGCAGCGGCTCGGGGCCGTGCTCGAAGTCATCTACCTTGTTTTCAACGAGGGGTATTCCGCGTCTGCCGGCGAGGACATCGTGCGGCCGGCGCTCGCACAGGAAGCGATGCGCCTCGGCCGCATGCTCGCCGAGCTCGCCCCGGATGAATCCGAAGTGCACGGACTCGCGGCGCTGATGCAGATCCAGGCCTCACGCATGAAGGCGCGCGTCGGACCGTCCGGCGAGCACGTCCTCTTGCTCGATCAAGATCGCGGCCGGTGGGATCACATCCTGATCGCGCGCGGTCTGGCTGCGCTCGAACGCGCGGAACGCCTCGGGGCTTCGCTCGGTCCGTACACGTTGCAGGCCGCGATCGCCGCGTGCCATGCGCGGGCGCGGACCGCGCAGGAAACCGACTGGAAACGCATTACGGCGCTCTACGACGCGTTGGCCCAACTCGCGCCGACCCCGGTCGTCGAGTTGAATCGCGCGGTCGCGATCGGCATGGCCTTCGGTCCCGCGGCCGGGCTCGAGTTGGTCGACGCGCTGACGAGCGAGCCGGCGCTTCGCTCCTACCATCTTCTGCCCAGCGTTCGGGGCGATCTGCTCGAAAAGCTCCAACGATTCAGCGAGGCGGCGGATGCGTTCGAGCGCGCCGCCTCGCTCGCGCAGAACACGCGCGATCGCGAACTTTTGCTGCGGCGCGCGGCCCGCTGTCGATTTTGACTACGTTCATGCAATGTCTCTAACGCGATTCGACGGCTTGCAAGCGGGACTCGACGCCTTCCATTCGTGTTTCAAGCCTTCCTAAGCGCCGCTCGATCGCATCAAACCTGCGATCGTGCTCATCGAAACGCCGATCGTGCTCATCGAAACGCCGATCGTGCCTGGCCAAGTGCTCGTCGACGCGATCGAAGCGCACTTCGACAGCGGCTCGAAAGTCGAGCAAGGCATCCAGGACGTCGCGGGTCGTCGGCTGGTCATCCATGCGTGAAGCCTAGCGTACCACGGCGAGCAATACCAGCGTCGCGAGCGTCGTGAGATGCAGGAGCAAATGCAGCGTGTTCGGCGTCACGCTCTTGCGGCGTCCCCGCTGTGACGGGAGGAGATACGGTATCCACCACGCCTGGACTTGGCCGAGGAAGAACGCGCCGTAGCTGATCCACAGCCACGCATAGAGCCAGCCCGGGTACGGCGTGTAGCGATAGAACGCGCTGCACACGAGGCCGAAGGCAAACGGCAATGTTTGCAGTGCGGTCACCGTCACCAGTTGGGTCAGTGTCCGTTCCGGACGCATCGTCCGCACGCGATTGAAACGCCCGAGCGGAAGCCAATCCTGCAGCGCAAGAATGGTCACGTTCAACCCCTGCAGTGCGAGCAAGAGATCTCGCACGACCGCCCCGTTCATCAGACGCGCGCGATGTCGGTTCGATAGGTGAGGCCGGTCGTGCCGATGCGGCCGGCCAGCGCGCGCACCGCTTCGTAGGAACGCACCCGCGCGCTTGACAGATCGTCGCCCAGCGCGGTAACCGTGAGCACGCGTCCGCCGCTGCTGCGCACGCGTCCGTCGGCGAGCGAACTGCCGCCCCAAAACACGTGCACGCCCTCGCCCAGCGCAACGTCGGGATTCAATCCGGGAAGCGGCGTGCTGCTGCGCGGATAGTCGCCGGTCGCGAGCACGACGCCGACACAATGCTGCTCGGAAAGCGAGGTAAGACTCAAATCCATCGCTCCATCGGCACACGAACGCAACAAGCCGGCGAAATCGCCGCGGATCCGCGGCATCAGCACCTGCGTTTCGGGATCGCCGAACCGTGCGTTGAACTCGATGACGTAGGGTCCCTCGGCCGTCCACATCAGGCCGCAATAGAGCACGCCGATGTATTGCTCGCTCTCGGCCAGCAAACCGCGCAAGACCGGCGAGAGAATGCGCTCGCGTACCGCATCGAAGAGGTCGTCGGGAAAACCGTGGGGCGGCGAATACGCGCCCATGCCGCCGGTGTTGGGACCGGTATCGCCGTCGCCGGCGCGTTTGTAGTCGCAGGCAGCGGCGAGCGGAACCATTGCGCGTCCGTCGGCTAGCGCGAAAACGCTCACTTCTCGACCTTCCAGTCGCTCCTCGAGCAGCAGATCGCTCCCGCCGCCCGGAACTTTGTTCTTGCCGTACCACTCGGCGACGACGGCGCGTGCATCGTCGATACGCTCACACACCACCACGCCCTTGCCGGCGGCGAGGCCGTCGGCTTTCACCACGACGCCGTCACCCGACCAATCGTCGAGTGCGCCGTTCGCATTGGAAAGCGAATGGACGACCACGGCGCGCGCGGTCGGCACGCCATGCCGCTGCATGAAGCGTTTGGAAAAAACCTTGCTCGACTCGAGCCGTCCGCCCGAGCGATTCGGTCCGAACACGAGCACGCCCGCGTCGCGCAAACGGTCGCCGACGCCTGCCGCGATCGCCGACTCCGGACCGAGCACCACCAGATCGATCTCCTCCGCCTGCACGCGCTCGACGATCGCCTTGCCGTCGGTCGCGGCGATTTCCCAATTCACGCCGCGCGAGGCCGTGCCCACGTTTCCCGGCGCGGCAAAGACCGCACTGCACGACGGCGACTGCGCCAGCCGCCACGCGAGCGCATCCTCACGCGCGCCATTGCCGACCACGAGAATTCTCAAAGTTGACCCCACGCAAGGCAGACTTCAATCCCATCCAACATCGTTACGCCTGCCCTTTGCATTGCCGCAATCAGGGTAGGTTGCTTCAGTTTTTCATCCTCCGAGAAAAAAGCCATACGATCACTCGGCGTTTCCTCGGCATCTTGAATCACAGATGCTGCGATCATATCGTCAGTGGGATCCGAGAGGTAGCTGTGAAGAGATCTTTCCAGCACGGCTGGGCTCGATAACACCAATCGTGCACGCGAAGCCAAGCCGCGTATCGCGTTCATTAGTCGGCGTTCTGATTGGTCCAGGTAGTCCGTGAGGGCGCTGTCCGCCGCGGCAAGCGTTCGCGCGAATTTCTGGGCGTGAGTATCGGGATCGCGGCCAACGTCATTGATCTCACGCGGGAACGGGTCCCTGAGATTGAGCTTCGCCGCCTTTATACTCTTGAACGCGCTGTGGGCTTCCATGAAACAAGCCAACGGAATAGCAAGCTCCACGTGGACCGGTAGGTCCAGCAGCTCTCTGGCTCTAGGTGTCCGTCCGGTCGCGACACTCATGAGCAGATTCGTTTCGACATAGATTCTCGTCAAGGAACCGCTTCCGCACGAACGCCGGCAGTATTCAACAGGTCGACGATGTCCGGATCGAGCTCATCGCTTCCCGGAGGTTTCGCTTCCTTCCAGTGAATCGCGAGATCCCGCAGCCACGCCATTGTCATCCCCGACATGAGAAATTCGCTCATCGTCCCCGTGTGCTCAACGCCGATGTAGGGTTTCAATATCTCGCGTGTTCGAAATTGTCGCAACAGTCGAGGTTCGGGCGAGTCCTCCTCGTAAAAGCGCATCCAGTCGTTGTCCACCAGTACATAGTAGACAGTCCTCGGTTTTCCGAGGCTCTCGGCATACGAGCGCAATTGTTGCATGAAAAACGGCCGATCGGCGTCGGCGATGGAGCTCTTCACTTCCACCACCAACAACCGTGAGGTTGCGCGATCCTCCGAGACGAGGTCGGGCTTAATCATAGCCACATCGCTCCTTCTGCTTCAAAGGCCGCGGACGGCAACCTATTCCCACTCCACCGTGGCGGGGGGTTTGGAGGTGATGTCGTACGCAACCCGATTCACGCCTTGTACTTCGTTGACGATGCGCGTCGAGATGCGCTCGAGCAACTCGTGCGGCAGGCGCGCCCAGTCCGCGGTCATGCCGTCCTCGCTCGTGATCGCGCGCACCGCGACGAGGTTCGCGTAGGTGCGCCCGTCGCCCATGACCCCGACGCTGCGTACGGGAGTGAGCACGGCGAAGTACTGCCAAGGGTGCGGTTCGAGCCCTTTCGCGTTATCGATCTCTTCGCGCACGATCGCATCGGCATCGCGCACGATCTCCAGACGATCCGGGGTAACGTCGCCGATGATCCGCACCGCAAGCCCCGGCCCCGGAAACGGCTGGCGCTGTACGATTCGTTCGGGCAGTCCGAGCACGCGCCCGAGCGCGCGCACTTCGTCCTTGAAGAGCGAGCGCAGCGGTTCGATGAGCTTGAAATTCATGTGCTCCGGCAGACCGCCGACGTTGTGATGTGATTTGATCTTGTGCCCGGCTTTGCTATCCGGTGTTTTCGACTCTACCACGTCGGGGTAGAGCGTGCCCTGGACGAGGAATTTCACACCCGGAAGTTTGGCGGCTTCTTCTTCGAAGACCGCGATGAACTCGTGACCGATGATGATCCGTTTGCGTTCGGGATCTTCGACGCCGGCGAGCTGCTCGAGAAAGCGCGCGCGCGCGTCGATCGAGATCACCTTCAGGTGCATCACGTCACGAAATGCCGCGAGAACTCCCTGCGCTTCGCCTTTACGCAACAAGCCGTGATCGACGAAGACGCAGGTGAGCTGTTCGCCGATCGCACGCGAGACGAGTGTCGCCGCCACGGCCGAATCGACGCCGCCGGAAAGGGCGCAGATGACCTTGTCGCGCCCGACCTTCGCACGGATCTCCGCGATCGCCGTATCCACGAAGGATTCCATCTTCCAGTCGTCGCGCAAACCCGCGACGCGGTGCAGGAAGTTCGCCAGGATCGCGGTTCCGTGCTGCGTGTGCACGACCTCGGGATGAAACTGCGTGCCGTAGATCTTGCGCTGCGCATCGCCCATCACCGCGACCTTGCAGCGAGGCGTCGAACCCAGCGGCTCGAAACCCGGCGGCAGTTCGACGACCGAATCGCCGTGCGACATCCAGACGCGCAGCTGCGCAGGCACGCCGTGCCAAAACGGCGACGACGCGTCTTCGATCGAGAGCGTCGCCGGCCCGTACTCGGCATGTTCCAGTTTGACCAGCTTGGCGCCCAAGTGGCGCGCCACGAGTTGCATGCCGTAGCAAATCCCCAGAATGGGAAGTCCGCTGCGCAAGATCGCCGGATCCATATCCGGCGCGCCCTGAACCAAGGTGCTCTCGGGACCGCCCGAGAGAATGATCGCGCTCGGACCGCGAGCCGATAGCTCCTGCCACGAGATGTCGTAGGGAACGATCTCGCAATAGACACCCAGCTCGCGCGTACGGCGCGCAATCAGCTGACTGTATTGCGCGCCGAAGTCGAGGATGAAAACCGTCACGTCGTCGTGGGTTATGTCGCTATCGCGCGCGCCGCCGCGAACGTCGCCTCGTAATCCGGTTCCTGACTGATCTCCGGCACGATTTCGACGTAGTGGATTTTGCGGTCCGGGCCGATCAGGAAGTTCGAGCGCATCAGCAGCCCGGTCTCCTTGATCCGCACGCCGTAGGCGTACCCGAAACTGTGATCGCGATAGTCGGAGAGAACGTCGATATTGAAGTTGCCTTCCGCTCCCGACCAGCGCGTCATCGCAAACGGCAAATCCACGCTCACGATGTATGGTTTCACACTAGCCGGCAGTTCGCTCAGCCGCTGGTTGAATTTGCGCGATTCGATCGAGCACGTTGGTGTGTCGAGTGAGGGAACGACGATCAGCAGCACCGCGCGCTTGCCGTGGTCGGTCAGATCGTCGAGCGTTTTGATCGAAAGATCGGCGGCCGACAGGTGAACTTCCGGCGCGGTGTCGCCGGTGTTGAGTTGGGGCCCCAAGAGTGTTAACGGGTTCCCGCGCCCGGTGACGATGCCGGGTCGTTCGATCGTTTGCGTTGCCATAGCTACCTCCGCAGGCGCATGGCATTCGCAGCAAATGAGAAAAGGCCCGCCCTGTTCAGGCGAGCCCTTTCTTAATGATTCCTCTCGGTAGTTTTCGTCTAGTTAGGCGCTCGAAGCCGAAGTGTGCACTAGCACATGAGGCTTCGAGCAACGACACTAGACGGAAACTAGCGGTATGAAGGGCGGCTTTGGAAGCAGTCGCGGCAATACACCGGCTTGTCGCCGCGCGGTTGGAACGGCACTTCGGCCACGCCGCCGCACTGGCTGCACGTCGCGCGGAACATCTCGCGCTGACCGCCGCCGCCGCCGCCCGAACGGGCGCCGCCGCCGCGGCTTCCGCCGCCGGCTGCTTTGCGGGCCGCCCGGCAATCCGGGCAACGATTCGGCTTATTGGCAAAGCCCTTCATGGCGAAGAACTCTTGCTCGCCGGCAGAAAACGTGAACTGGCGCGAACAATCAACGCAGTTCAGATACTCATCTTGATACATGGATAAACGAGGACTCCTCGGAAAATTGTGGTTTTGTTCTCGGAATCGACTCGTTTAGCCCAACATGGGAACCAGACCGCGCGAAACCTAGACCGGACCAGCCTACCATGCCCGGCCCAAAATCACAACCGTCCCTGCGGCAAGTGTCGCAGCGCTGGAGCGAGAAAGCGCCGGAATGGAAGCACACGATCGGCTCACCTCGGCCGAGCTCTTAACGTTGCTCGAAATTCCCGCAGATGGGCGGATTTTGACCTTCGGCGCCTCGACGGCAAATTTTGCGCTCGAGATCGCCAAGCTCCGTCCCGACGTTCTGATCGTCGTGTGCGATACCGAGTCCGAGACCACCACCGCCGTCGCCGACCGTGCCGTCGAGGAGCACCTCGAAAACCTGATCGTGGGGGATACGCCGGCCGGTCCACTGGTCGACCGTGCCCTCTGCGTCGACAAACTGGGCGAGGTCGCGCCGACGCACTTGATGACGATCCGCTCGGCGATGCTGCCCGGCGGATACGCGATCTTCGTCGAGTCCAAGGCGCCCAAGCCCGAGCCGCTCACCGAGAAGCTTCAGGCAGTCGGCTACAACGTCGCCGACACGCTCGAAGGCGCGTTGCCCGGCTCGACCGTGATCCGCGCCCGATGACCTCGCTTACGTGAGGACCTGCTCCAGCTGATCCTGATCGCGCGCCATCACCAGCTCCATCGCGATGCGCTCGCCAACCGATACGTCGCGCCCCCAGCGGTAGGACGAATACGGTGTGTAGCGCGTGCCGGGCGATCCCGGAATGCGCAGCGAGACGTCGTAACAGACGAAATCCTTCGGCGGCCCGGCGACGATCGCGCATTGCAGCGCAAACGGACCGATCACGCCGGGCGGGTTCGCCTCGCGCGCCGCGGCGACGAACCGCTCGCCCATCTCGAACGCCTTCTCCAGCATCGACTCGGTCAGCGTTGCCGCGATGTGTCCGGCTTCTTCGAGCCGCATCGGTACGGCGCGCACCGCCTCGAGCGCGGATGGCGGCACGTTGCGGAACCCTTCCAGGTTCGTCTGCCGCCGCGTGTCGGTGCCCATCAGCTCCAATTCGCCCAGTAGAGGAGACGCGAAGAAATTCAGATTGATCGAGGGGCCCAGGAGATACTCCTCGATCACCGCATCGCGCACGCCTTCTTCGGTCAGCATTCCCTCGTAGCTCAAACGCTCGGCATTGGTGCGATATTCATCCGGTGACGACGCAAGAAAAAACGCGCGCTCGAAGCTCACCTTGGCGTGCGGGGCTTTGACCATCACCAGCCGGTCGATCTCGTCGGGCGAAGCGAACCGGCGCGGATGACGGATTCCCGCGCGCGCCATCAGCGCGTACTGATTGCCGGCTTCGTCGCGCTCCTCCACGCGCAGCAAGTACCGGTTTCCGAAGAACGGTACGCGCATGCCGCGCTCGATCTCGTCGTAGCTGAACTTCTGGTGGAGATAGACTTCGAACGACCGGTTCGCGACAAAGACCGCGTTCCGGTCGAGCAACGCGCGCTGGATGCTCGCATCGAGCAGATCGGTGAACGCCCCAAGTTCGATCGTTTCGTCCACACAGCCGCGCGCGATCGGATGCTCGCGCCGGCGGAAATGCTCGGTATACGTGCGCTCGCGTCCCTTGGCGGTGATGACGAGATTGCGCAGCCCTTGCGCCCGTGCGCCCGACGCGACTTCGAGGGCCGAGTGACTGCCGATCGAGGCGAGCGTCAACCGCGAGCGGTCGTAATGCGCCAGCGCCTCCGTTACGTAATCCACAGCTGCGCCCCGTTACTCCTCGACGATGAGCTTTCCCGCCAATTGCCGCAAGACGAACGTGCCGTAAATCAGGGTGGCGACAACGCCGACGATTGCCACCGTGAGAATGGTCGTGAGCGCACCCGCCGAGGGAACGGCGGTGAAGATCGAGATGCCGTGACCGGGTGGACGGCTCGGCAAAAGATACGGATACATCGTCGCCGCCGCTTGGACC
Proteins encoded:
- a CDS encoding MgtC/SapB family protein is translated as MPATELFALHVFVALLLGVVIGLERQWRQRMAGLRTNALVALGAALFSSISILMNAGTNPTQVAAYVVSGTGFLAGAVIFKEGFSVRGLNTAATLWATAAVGTLCGSGFLSEATIGAVAVLAANVLLRPIVQRINRQPFGQTELSQAYEITVSCSGAHEETVRADVLAQIRVTTLLLRSLESRNLQDDHVVVKAVVIASDRADTKLERIVGRLSLDPKIVAASWRMAAVSDDETLESAPEG
- a CDS encoding radical SAM protein — its product is MIRRSSPRAGVWRPFPTTKPWSRRPRGDSFEKPHIQEKCGCYHQCVFCYARRTHSYLEEDGVARWGSRLYVKVNAPAVVRTELAKRGWKREPVAIGTVTDPYQPLEGRYGITRGILEAMRDYRSPANLITRSPLIVRDVDVLADLARVASTHVSISIATLDERIAREIEPTVAPPRQRLRAVRMLAEAGIHVNVALAPVLPQITDTPESIDAVVKAARDAGAAKVWHNTLYLHDVTRDAFFGYLREHRPELIAQYAQLYRGTYAPRAVADRVEEEVHGALERNPARALPRIRSEATVQLSLLSP
- a CDS encoding YciI family protein, which codes for MRFLVMVKATEASEAGVLPTADELAKMGAFNETLARDGVLLAAEGLQPSVKGARISYAGGKPAVTDGPFTETKELVAGFWILQARSKEELIERLSRCPFQRGEQVEIRQLFEPEDLAGIA
- a CDS encoding YciI family protein, with protein sequence MMRVISIFTHEPWTQPPDPKMMANMQGLIQEMMAAGILVDTGGVAPTGVSLRVRSGGTGPVSVTDGPFTESKEIVGGYALLNVRDRDHLIEVTHRFLDCAGGGTCTIHELADMP
- a CDS encoding carbohydrate porin; the encoded protein is MFFAVLLTTIGAAIPAVPIPTPKTTPTPAPARWSVHWQATNTQQYHGAFPAAYSGANSLSNMPDTQKTFSSTIYLGYRLWKGAEAFYNEDIDQGFGFGSTLGLAGFSSGEAYKVGASRPYERAHQYFITQTFNEGGGTQSVDSGQNVIAGSQDVRNITLTGGKFSVVNIFDNNVYAHDPRNDFLNWSVVDMGAFDYAADAWGYTYGLAASINRAQSAFTVGLFQLSKTPNTTVIERVPFLQYSPVLEYDRNMSLFGGHPGKFRFLTYGDYGYMAPLADTISYAAASGTTPNPLLFRQNRHWKIGEGVNIEQELAPHVGAFLRLSADNGSYEAFDFTEIDRSAELGLSVDGTPWHRPNDTVGIAAVQNSISAVRQQYLADGGLGILIGDGGLSYGPESVLETYYRFMIFKGFSLKGDYQRVVNPAYNTVRGPVSIYTLQFHYQI
- a CDS encoding Nramp family divalent metal transporter — translated: MATIVDGAHLDTMHAGDIRGAFGTIAKNDTGSRKGLWAKLVAFAAIVGPGLIVMVGDNDAGAFSTYTQAGQNYGTTLLWTLLLLVPVLFVNQEMVLRLGAVTRVGHAKLILERFGKFWGAFSVIDLFILNALTIVTEFIGISLALGYFGVPKIAGVAVAAVLVMMGAATGSFRRFERFAMLLCFGSLLLIPVFVMVHAPIGQSTRDFLIPSMPRDSDLGVVMLLIIGIVGTTVAPWQLFFQQSYVIDKRITTRWLNYERWDLALGIVFVVLGAFAMFSFTAATFAGHKEFGNFQDAGAVAAGIAHYVGRLPGDLFALALLDAAIIGAAAVSLSTAYAIGDVMSLNHSLHRKVGDAPVFYLVYAGLIVVAATIVLIPGSPLGLLTNAVQVLAGVLLPSATVFLLLLSNDKAVLGPWANTRRTNIFTGVVIAALVMLSVVLTAATVFPSIGTIQILWILGVGAILAVIAGFWMAFVPGDIDYTSFDRSQRHQWQMPSLSSLPKVRLSLANRFWLILLRAYLILAVGLVVFRVALLALHKG